From Woronichinia naegeliana WA131, the proteins below share one genomic window:
- a CDS encoding DUF6464 family protein: MFLSYFALEIVLVLGIALISALVSWFLVRRAKRRFNERMRRIRVLNYYRTRTLFSSLPETSQIEHYEDFIGDSSCRYNAHSYHLRCAVNPMGPCEGCSFYQPEFSP; this comes from the coding sequence GTGTTCCTTTCTTATTTCGCACTAGAAATCGTTCTTGTTTTGGGGATTGCGTTAATTTCTGCCCTCGTTTCGTGGTTTCTTGTTCGTAGAGCTAAACGAAGATTCAATGAACGTATGAGACGGATTCGAGTATTAAACTACTATCGAACTCGAACCCTCTTTTCCTCGTTGCCAGAGACCTCTCAAATTGAACATTATGAGGATTTTATCGGTGATTCTAGTTGCCGCTATAATGCTCATTCCTATCACCTTCGCTGTGCTGTGAATCCGATGGGCCCTTGTGAAGGATGTTCTTTCTATCAACCAGAATTCTCACCGTAA